The following coding sequences are from one bacterium BMS3Abin14 window:
- the tal gene encoding transaldolase, producing the protein MKFFLDTANLDDIISATEMGLIDGVTTNPSLVAREGKEFLPLVSEICRIVHGPVSLETVSPDADGMMKEARDLASIGENVVVKIPMTPEGLKAARLCGREGIRTNVTLVFSPVQALLAAKAGASFISPFVGRIDDVGGSGMDVVAEIMQIKENYGFESEIIVASVRHPVHVLQSALMGADVATVPFKVILQLFKHPLTDLGIEKFLADWDKVPKV; encoded by the coding sequence ATGAAATTTTTTCTGGACACCGCCAACCTTGACGACATCATCTCGGCCACGGAGATGGGGCTGATCGATGGAGTCACAACCAACCCTTCCCTCGTTGCAAGGGAGGGGAAGGAGTTTCTTCCCCTGGTCAGTGAGATCTGCCGTATTGTCCATGGGCCGGTATCCCTCGAGACGGTGAGTCCTGATGCGGATGGGATGATGAAGGAGGCCAGGGATCTCGCTTCCATCGGTGAGAATGTGGTCGTCAAGATTCCCATGACCCCTGAAGGGCTGAAGGCGGCCAGGCTTTGCGGCCGGGAGGGTATTCGGACCAATGTAACCCTTGTCTTCTCTCCGGTGCAGGCCCTGCTCGCCGCCAAGGCCGGCGCATCCTTCATCAGCCCTTTCGTCGGCAGAATAGACGACGTGGGCGGTTCAGGGATGGACGTTGTTGCCGAGATCATGCAGATCAAGGAAAATTACGGGTTTGAAAGTGAGATTATCGTTGCCAGTGTCCGCCATCCGGTCCACGTTCTCCAGTCGGCCCTCATGGGGGCCGATGTGGCCACCGTACCGTTCAAGGTCATCCTTCAGCTCTTCAAACATCCTCTGACGGACCTCGGGATAGAGAAGTTCCTCGCCGACTGGGATAAGGTCCCAAAAGTATGA